In Acidisarcina polymorpha, the DNA window ATAGGTCTCTAAGATGTCTTCGTCCACGAGGATTGATGGTGTTGTTTGGCGCGTCCAGCGGTGCTGTTCCTCCGCTTGATTTGCTTCAGCTCTCCGCTCACGGCTCACTCTATGTGACACGGCCCACGCTCAAGGACTACGTCGCTTCGAGGAAAGAGCTGGAGCAACGAGCCGGCGAAGTCTTCGACTGGATCGTTGATGGCAGACTGCGGGTCGTGTCCCCCCGGGTATATCCACTCTCGGAAGCGGCACAAGCCCAGGCTGATCTGGCCGCCCGCGTCACTTCAGGGAAATTGCTCTTGTTCCCATAGACAGATGGAACGCAATTCATACTGTCAGTGTTCTGACAAGAAAGAAGGCATCAGCAACGATGGTAAATAAAACTGTTCCGCCCACATTTGGGCTCGTCGCCGGCCTCGGCGTTGGCGCGGGAATTTTCTACTACAGAAGTTTGGTCAAGGCGCTCCTTGCCGACGGCATCTCGCCACGCATCCTCATGGTTCACGCGGACGTAAAACGAGTCATGGCACACGCCCAGGCTCGAGAGACTCATGCATTGGCCACCTATCTCAGAGACCTTTTGCAGCAGTTGGCTGACGGTGGGGTACAGGTTGCAACCATACCGGCGTTCTCGCCACAAATCTGTGCCCAAGAGCTTGCGAACCTCACGCCACTGCCGCTGATTGACCTCTTGGACGCAATCGTGGCTGAGGTCAATCGACTTAATTGGATGAGGCTGGCCATATTCGGTGCGCGAGTCACAATCGAAACAAGACTTTTCGGCAGACTGGAAGCGATCGAAGTCGTTGATCTGGATCCCGCAGAGCTTGACGCTGTGAGCACAATCT includes these proteins:
- a CDS encoding aspartate/glutamate racemase family protein, which translates into the protein MVNKTVPPTFGLVAGLGVGAGIFYYRSLVKALLADGISPRILMVHADVKRVMAHAQARETHALATYLRDLLQQLADGGVQVATIPAFSPQICAQELANLTPLPLIDLLDAIVAEVNRLNWMRLAIFGARVTIETRLFGRLEAIEVVDLDPAELDAVSTIYSCIVENERASAEEESTLQTLAHSLIARHRLDGILLAGTDLSFVFTPERTSFSHIDGARVHIDAIHKSLIAYPVP